In one Brassica oleracea var. oleracea cultivar TO1000 chromosome C9, BOL, whole genome shotgun sequence genomic region, the following are encoded:
- the LOC106313407 gene encoding uncharacterized protein LOC106313407, translating to MLQSLHLRFHSSPSPPRRESLIPSITSSSPFSFCSFRPNQTQKPKRLVQFCAPYEVGGGYTDEELFERYGTHQSKTNVEDKPDASEYEALLKGGEQVTSVLEEMITLLQDMKMNEASENVAVELAAQGVIGKRVDEMESGFMMALDYMIQLADKDQDDKRKSLLEVVKETVLSHLTKKCPPHVQVIGLLCRTPKKESRQELLRRVAAGGGAFEGKDGTKLHLPGANLNDIANQADDLLETMETRPVVPDRKLLARLVLIREEARNMMGGGILDERNDRGFSTLPESEVNFLTKLVALKPGKTVQQMIKNVMQGKDEGADDLSNEEDDSTQGRRQSGLNGRGSFTGKKPLPVRPGMFLETVTKVMGSIYSGNTSGITAQHLEWVHEKTLQVLEEIAY from the exons ATGTTACAATCTCTTCACCTTCGCTTTCACTCCTCCCCATCACCTCCGAGAAGAGAGTCTCTGATTCCATCGATTACCTCCTCATCTCCTTTCTCGTTTTGCTCGTTCCGTCCAAACCAAACCCAGAAACCGAAGCGGCTAGTTCAATTCTGCGCCCCGTACGAGGTCGGAGGCGGATACACCGACGAGGAGCTCTTCGAAAGATACGGAACCCATCAGAGTAAAACTAACGTCGAGGACAAGCCAGATGCATCTGAGTACGAGGCGTTGCTTAAAGGAGGCGAACAAGTAACCTCCGTTCTCGAAGAGATGATAACCCTC CTGCAAGACATGAAGATGAATGAAGCATCTGAGAACGTTGCTGTTGAATTGGCTGCACAAGGAGTTATAGGGAAAAGAGTTGATGAAATGGAGTCTGGGTTCATGATGGCTCTTGATTACATGATTCAACTCGCTGACAAAGACCAAGACGACAAG AGGAAGTCTTTGCTAGAGGTTGTCAAGGAGACAGTCTTATCACATCTCACTAAAAAATGTCCTCCTCAT GTCCAAGTGATTGGTTTACTCTGTAGAACACCTAAAAAAGAGAGTAGGCAAGAGCTGCTGCGTAGGGTAGCTGCAGGTGGTGGGGCTTTTGAAGGCAAGGACGGTACTAAACTTCATCTACCCGGAGCTAATCTGAATGACATAGCCAATCAAGCTGATGACTTGCTAGAG ACTATGGAGACAAGGCCGGTTGTTCCTGATAGGAAACTACTAGCGAGGCTTGTTTTGATCAGAGAGGAAGCGAGGAACATGATGGGAGGTGGTATACTCGATGAGAGAAATGACCGTGGTTTCTCCACTCTACCTGAATCAGAG GTGAATTTCTTAACCAAATTGGTAGCTCTCAAACCAGGAAAGACAGTGCAGCAGATGATCAAGAATGTAATGCAAGGGAAAGATGAAGGTGCAGATGATCTTAGCAATGAAGAGGATGATTCTACCCAAGGAAGAAGACAGAGTGGATTAAATGGAAGG GGAAGCTTTACAGGAAAAAAACCGTTACCAGTAAGGCCAGGAATGTTTCTAGAGACTGTCACAAAG GTGATGGGCAGCATATACTCGGGTAATACATCCGGTATCACAGCACAACATCTAGAATGG GTACACGAGAAGACGCTCCAAGTTCTTGAAGAAATTGCATATTAG
- the LOC106313687 gene encoding uncharacterized protein At5g48480-like, whose product MAQEDVAAAAAANGATTAVEKSVTFTAYKPQLIVEAQKVGDAVAFYKAVFGAVETGRSLYPKRKADQELPHLVSSELELAGTTVVVSDVSVNSGSDAKTGTMPAILETDDVEAAVAKAVAAGAVKVEEEEEDVSEVGVKGKVTDPFGFTWIFVAPAKKSEKEGNKEV is encoded by the exons ATGGCTCAGGAAGACGTCGCTGCTGCTGCTGCTGCTAACGGTGCTACCACGGCGGTGGAGAAGTCCGTTACGTTCACGGCGTACAAGCCTCAGCTGATTGTGGAAGCACAGAAGGTCGGTGACGCTGTTGCGTTCTACAAGGCCGTGTTTGGCGCCGTGGAGACTGGACGCTCTCTCTACCCCAAGCGTAAGGCTGACCAAGAGCTCCCTCACCTCGTCTCTTCCGAGCTCGAGCTCGCCGGAACAACCGTAGTCGTTTCTGACGTATCCGTTAACTCTGGCTCTGA TGCGAAGACGGGGACTATGCCTGCGATCCTCGAAACCGATGACGTGGAAGCTGCGGTTGCGAAGGCCGTTGCGGCTGGAGCTGTAAAGGTGGAGGAGGAGGAGGAGGATGTCTCGGAGGTTGGAGTAAAGGGGAAAGTGACGGATCCGTTCGGTTTCACGTGGATCTTTGTTGCTCCGGCGAAGAAGAGTGAGAAGGAAGGAAACAAAGAGGTCTAA
- the LOC106316963 gene encoding uncharacterized protein LOC106316963 has protein sequence MDYEYCGGEYCRRGDAPAFGSGNWNDAVPFTQCFETATTQQPAILHYAPYTQDRDLYLEDDLYDNHHHHHLVSPAVIVLPRRRSRVGQEPKRDTSKEEHNFKNEATRCPTPVEKRRMAAPKPVDEDLYKVSPQLLSAKSTKKRGGGLGCISRCFLPTSVRD, from the exons ATGGACTAC GAATACTGTGGAGGAGAGTACTGCAGGAGGGGAGACGCGCCTGCGTTTGGAAGCGGGAACTGGAACGACGCCGTTCCATTCACTCAGTGCTTCGAGACAGCAACCACTCAGCAACCTGCTATTCTCCACTACGCTCCTTACACTCAAGATCGCGATCTTTACCTGGAAGATGATCTCTACGACAACCACCACCACCACCACCTTGTCTCTCCCGCCGTGATCGTCCTACCTCGACGCAGG TCTAGGGTGGGCCAGGAACCAAAGAGAGATACCTCCAAGGAGGAACACAACTTCAAGAACGAGGCGACGAGGTGTCCAACACCGGTGGAGAAGCGGAGGATGGCGGCACCGAAGCCAGTTGACGAAGACTTGTACAAGGTGTCCCCTCAACTCCTCTCCGCCAAATCAACAAAG AAGAGAGGAGGTGGGCTTGGGTGCATTTCAAGGTGTTTTTTGCCAACAAGCGTGAGAGATTGA
- the LOC106319535 gene encoding uncharacterized HIT-like protein MT1300 isoform X2 codes for MEARRLAILCSHLNPSSPYPTRGSILGASDCTSGSSEDEKVESSNLQNDCVFCKIVRGESPCIKLYEDDMCLCILDTSPLIHGYQLFNLGIFRHSLIIPKLHYPTFEQTPPSVVAAMCSKVPLISNAIVKATDSDSFNLLVNNGAAAGQVIFHTHIHIIPRKKRDCLWASESLRRQPLQLDKEASQLASRVREQLCRVPEEQFVQPSS; via the exons ATGGAAGCTAGAAGGCTCGCGATCCTCTGTTCCCATCTCAACCCATCTTCTCCGTACCCGACACGTGGCTCCATTCTCGGGGCTTCCGATTGTACCTCAGGTTCATCAGAAGACGAGAAGGTTGAATCATCCAATCTCCAAAACGACTGCGTTTTCTGCAAGATTGTCCGTGGCGAGTCTCCATGTATAAAG TTGTACGAGGATGACATGTGCTTGTGCATTTTGGATACGAGCCCACTTATTCATGG CTATCAACTTTTTAATCTGGGCATTTTCAGGCACTCTCTTATCATTCCAAAGTTACATTATCCAACCTTTGAGCAAACTCCTCCCTCA GTAGTTGCTGCCATGTGTTCCAAAGTGCCTCTCATCAGTAATGCCATTGTTAAAGCTACAGATAGTG ATTCATTTAACTTGCTGGTTAACAACGGAGCAGCAGCTGGGCAAGTGATATTTCAC ACGCACATTCACATAATCCCACGTAAGAAACGCGACTGTTTATGGGCTTCTGAG AGCTTGCGGAGACAGCCACTGCAACTGGACAAGGAAGCATCTCAACTGGCGTCGCGTGTTCGAGAACAGTTGTGCAGAGTTCCTGAAGAACAGTTCGTTCAGCCCTCATCATAA
- the LOC106319535 gene encoding uncharacterized HIT-like protein MT1300 isoform X1, with protein sequence MEARRLAILCSHLNPSSPYPTRGSILGASDCTSGSSEDEKVESSNLQNDCVFCKIVRGESPCIKLYEDDMCLCILDTSPLIHGSYQLFNLGIFRHSLIIPKLHYPTFEQTPPSVVAAMCSKVPLISNAIVKATDSDSFNLLVNNGAAAGQVIFHTHIHIIPRKKRDCLWASESLRRQPLQLDKEASQLASRVREQLCRVPEEQFVQPSS encoded by the exons ATGGAAGCTAGAAGGCTCGCGATCCTCTGTTCCCATCTCAACCCATCTTCTCCGTACCCGACACGTGGCTCCATTCTCGGGGCTTCCGATTGTACCTCAGGTTCATCAGAAGACGAGAAGGTTGAATCATCCAATCTCCAAAACGACTGCGTTTTCTGCAAGATTGTCCGTGGCGAGTCTCCATGTATAAAG TTGTACGAGGATGACATGTGCTTGTGCATTTTGGATACGAGCCCACTTATTCATGG AAGCTATCAACTTTTTAATCTGGGCATTTTCAGGCACTCTCTTATCATTCCAAAGTTACATTATCCAACCTTTGAGCAAACTCCTCCCTCA GTAGTTGCTGCCATGTGTTCCAAAGTGCCTCTCATCAGTAATGCCATTGTTAAAGCTACAGATAGTG ATTCATTTAACTTGCTGGTTAACAACGGAGCAGCAGCTGGGCAAGTGATATTTCAC ACGCACATTCACATAATCCCACGTAAGAAACGCGACTGTTTATGGGCTTCTGAG AGCTTGCGGAGACAGCCACTGCAACTGGACAAGGAAGCATCTCAACTGGCGTCGCGTGTTCGAGAACAGTTGTGCAGAGTTCCTGAAGAACAGTTCGTTCAGCCCTCATCATAA
- the LOC106319535 gene encoding uncharacterized HIT-like protein MT1300 isoform X3 translates to MEARRLAILCSHLNPSSPYPTRGSILGASDCTSGSSEDEKVESSNLQNDCVFCKIVRGESPCIKLYEDDMCLCILDTSPLIHGHSLIIPKLHYPTFEQTPPSVVAAMCSKVPLISNAIVKATDSDSFNLLVNNGAAAGQVIFHTHIHIIPRKKRDCLWASESLRRQPLQLDKEASQLASRVREQLCRVPEEQFVQPSS, encoded by the exons ATGGAAGCTAGAAGGCTCGCGATCCTCTGTTCCCATCTCAACCCATCTTCTCCGTACCCGACACGTGGCTCCATTCTCGGGGCTTCCGATTGTACCTCAGGTTCATCAGAAGACGAGAAGGTTGAATCATCCAATCTCCAAAACGACTGCGTTTTCTGCAAGATTGTCCGTGGCGAGTCTCCATGTATAAAG TTGTACGAGGATGACATGTGCTTGTGCATTTTGGATACGAGCCCACTTATTCATGG GCACTCTCTTATCATTCCAAAGTTACATTATCCAACCTTTGAGCAAACTCCTCCCTCA GTAGTTGCTGCCATGTGTTCCAAAGTGCCTCTCATCAGTAATGCCATTGTTAAAGCTACAGATAGTG ATTCATTTAACTTGCTGGTTAACAACGGAGCAGCAGCTGGGCAAGTGATATTTCAC ACGCACATTCACATAATCCCACGTAAGAAACGCGACTGTTTATGGGCTTCTGAG AGCTTGCGGAGACAGCCACTGCAACTGGACAAGGAAGCATCTCAACTGGCGTCGCGTGTTCGAGAACAGTTGTGCAGAGTTCCTGAAGAACAGTTCGTTCAGCCCTCATCATAA
- the LOC106319535 gene encoding uncharacterized HIT-like protein MT1300 isoform X4: MEARRLAILCSHLNPSSPYPTRGSILGASDCTSGSSEDEKVESSNLQNDCVFCKIVRGESPCIKLYEDDMCLCILDTSPLIHGSYQLFNLGIFRHSLIIPKLHYPTFEQTPPSVVAAMCSKVPLISNAIVKATDSAGQVIFHTHIHIIPRKKRDCLWASESLRRQPLQLDKEASQLASRVREQLCRVPEEQFVQPSS, encoded by the exons ATGGAAGCTAGAAGGCTCGCGATCCTCTGTTCCCATCTCAACCCATCTTCTCCGTACCCGACACGTGGCTCCATTCTCGGGGCTTCCGATTGTACCTCAGGTTCATCAGAAGACGAGAAGGTTGAATCATCCAATCTCCAAAACGACTGCGTTTTCTGCAAGATTGTCCGTGGCGAGTCTCCATGTATAAAG TTGTACGAGGATGACATGTGCTTGTGCATTTTGGATACGAGCCCACTTATTCATGG AAGCTATCAACTTTTTAATCTGGGCATTTTCAGGCACTCTCTTATCATTCCAAAGTTACATTATCCAACCTTTGAGCAAACTCCTCCCTCA GTAGTTGCTGCCATGTGTTCCAAAGTGCCTCTCATCAGTAATGCCATTGTTAAAGCTACAGATAGTG CTGGGCAAGTGATATTTCAC ACGCACATTCACATAATCCCACGTAAGAAACGCGACTGTTTATGGGCTTCTGAG AGCTTGCGGAGACAGCCACTGCAACTGGACAAGGAAGCATCTCAACTGGCGTCGCGTGTTCGAGAACAGTTGTGCAGAGTTCCTGAAGAACAGTTCGTTCAGCCCTCATCATAA
- the LOC106319535 gene encoding uncharacterized HIT-like protein BB_0379 isoform X5, whose translation MEARRLAILCSHLNPSSPYPTRGSILGASDCTSGSSEDEKVESSNLQNDCVFCKIVRGESPCIKLYEDDMCLCILDTSPLIHGHSLIIPKLHYPTFEQTPPSVVAAMCSKVPLISNAIVKATDSAGQVIFHTHIHIIPRKKRDCLWASESLRRQPLQLDKEASQLASRVREQLCRVPEEQFVQPSS comes from the exons ATGGAAGCTAGAAGGCTCGCGATCCTCTGTTCCCATCTCAACCCATCTTCTCCGTACCCGACACGTGGCTCCATTCTCGGGGCTTCCGATTGTACCTCAGGTTCATCAGAAGACGAGAAGGTTGAATCATCCAATCTCCAAAACGACTGCGTTTTCTGCAAGATTGTCCGTGGCGAGTCTCCATGTATAAAG TTGTACGAGGATGACATGTGCTTGTGCATTTTGGATACGAGCCCACTTATTCATGG GCACTCTCTTATCATTCCAAAGTTACATTATCCAACCTTTGAGCAAACTCCTCCCTCA GTAGTTGCTGCCATGTGTTCCAAAGTGCCTCTCATCAGTAATGCCATTGTTAAAGCTACAGATAGTG CTGGGCAAGTGATATTTCAC ACGCACATTCACATAATCCCACGTAAGAAACGCGACTGTTTATGGGCTTCTGAG AGCTTGCGGAGACAGCCACTGCAACTGGACAAGGAAGCATCTCAACTGGCGTCGCGTGTTCGAGAACAGTTGTGCAGAGTTCCTGAAGAACAGTTCGTTCAGCCCTCATCATAA
- the LOC106319534 gene encoding FHA domain-containing protein FHA2-like translates to MATSIESSDVEVGFAKLQGEDFEYYMQTYSIVLGRNSKKSTVDVDLSSLGGGMNISRNHARIFYDFTRRRFALEVLGKNGCLVEGVLHLPGNPAVKLDSQDLLQIGDKEFYFLLPVRNILGGPRHVVSGPVGPYNQYPGSGSGKRGGRGRDYFEEDDDDDNVRRSGKNSRREGYGGSAPASVERKGEGRTRADREADDQQVLQLEEKDVVSSVANVLSDSCGPGEYMAMEKLHSVILENYGNIWHHSRVRRYLTPENWAVPEAKGKAWYGLLMLLRKYPEHFVINTRSKGRVTHEFVSLVSLLS, encoded by the exons ATGGCGACATCCATCGAGAGCAGCGACGTGGAGGTTGGATTCGCGAAGCTCCAGGGCGAAGACTTCGAGTACTACATGCAGACGTACTCAATCGTCCTCGGCCGCAACTCCAAGAAATCCACCGTCGACGTCGACCTCTCTTCCCTCGGCGGCGGGATGAACATCTCCCGAAACCACGCGCGGATCTTCTACGACTTCACGCGCCGCAGGTTCGCGCTCGAGGTGCTGGGGAAGAACGGGTGCCTCGTCGAAGGCGTTCTCCACCTCCCGGGGAACCCGGCCGTTAAGCTGGATTCGCAGGACTTGCTTCAGATCGGAGATAAGGAGTTTTACTTTCTGCTTCCTGTGAGGAATATCCTAGGTGGGCCTAGGCACGTTGTTTCTGGGCCTGTTGGGCCTTATAATCAGTATCCTGGTTCTGGTTCAGGAAAGAGAGGCGGGAGGGGAAGAGACTACTTTGAAGAGGATGATGATGATGATAATGTGAGGAGGAGTGGGAAGAACTCAAGGAGAGAGGGGTATGGAGGGTCTGCACCTGCTTCTGTTG AGAGGAAGGGAGAGGGAAGAACAAGGGCGGATAGGGAAGCTGATGATCAGCAAGTTTTGCAGCTTGAGGAAAAAGATGTTGTGTCATCTGTTGCCAATGTGCTTTCTGACTCATGCGGTCCAGGAGAGTATATGGCTATGGAGAAGCTTCATTCCGTG ATACTGGAGAATTACGGGAACATATGGCATCACAGTCGTGTGAGGAGATACCTAACACCTGAGAACTGGGCAGTTCCAGAAGCAAAGGGTAAAGCATGGTACGGACTGCTGATGCTGCTGAGGAAATACCCAGAGCATTTCGTTATCAACACAAGGTCAAAGGGCAGGGTCACTCATGAGTTTGTTTCCCTTGTCTCCCTTCTCTCCTGA